Part of the Pseudodesulfovibrio hydrargyri genome is shown below.
ACTGGGCATGCTCCCGCTCATGTTCGATCCGTTCTTCTCGGCCATGGCCGTGACCATCATGGGCGGCCTGATGTTCGCCACCATCCTGACGCTGATCGTGGTTCCCGTGCTCTTCGCCATGTTCCACCGGATCCGCAACCCGGGAGATTAACCGCTAAAAAAACGGCCGAGCCCCCAGGCCGTTCAATAGGAAAACGCCCCGCAGGGATATGTGTCCCTGCGGGGCGTTCGTTTTCAGAAAGCGGAGGTCGGATCGGACCGGCGCTCTGACGAAACTGTTTTGATATGCCGACCGTTGTTAGGTCCACCAGATCATGCGCGCGGGCGGGTTGCCGGTGCGCGTGAAGTCGTCGCCGTTCTCCTGGAGCACCTCGTCCAGTTCCTCGGCCGTGAAATCGTAACCGTCCTCTTTGGCGGTTTCCACGAAGGCTTCCTTGGTGGCGATGGCGTTGTATTTGGTCTTTACGGTCTTATCCTCACCGCCTGCGATCAGCAGGCGTTCCACTTCTTTCTTGGACATGGCGATGCTCCTTTGGGGCAACAAATTGGGGTATGGCGCTATTCGGATCGGAAGAGCCGACAAGCATGGACAAGTACAGGCATGAAGCCGGACTCGGACAATGAATCAACTTTAGCTTGGGGCCGATATCACCGTCAAGTATCCGTTTTAGTCCGGGATTCAAGTTTTTCAAAAGAGACGGTGGAGGGCGGGGCGATGCGGTCCGGGATTGCCGCCGCCACGGCGAAGGAATGCGGATGTTTGACAATGCGTCAAACAGTTGTTTACCTGCTTTGGAATATCGATTCCAAAATAGCGCGACGCGCTCAAGCGACGAGGACGGACTCCATGGCATCCGATAGATTTGTGTTCAGGCTCTCCAGCGTTTTTGGCCGGTTCGCCCTGCTCCTGCTTCTGGCGGCCTGCGCCACGCATCCGTTGGGCATGAGCGACGAGGAGTGGGACCGGCTCACGCCGGAACAGCGGCTCGAGGCGCGCAGGCAGGACGAGCGGAACGAACTGGAGCGGCGGCGGCTGCGTC
Proteins encoded:
- a CDS encoding Nif11-like leader peptide family natural product precursor; translated protein: MSKKEVERLLIAGGEDKTVKTKYNAIATKEAFVETAKEDGYDFTAEELDEVLQENGDDFTRTGNPPARMIWWT